Within Lolium rigidum isolate FL_2022 chromosome 5, APGP_CSIRO_Lrig_0.1, whole genome shotgun sequence, the genomic segment cGCCTCGTACTCCGGCAGGGTATACCTATAGCCCCTAGCGGGGAAGACGAGGTAGTTCTGCAGGAAGTCGCTGACGCCGATGCTGAAGATGTAGAGAGCGTGGCTCATGATGTGGTGCGCAGCTGCTTGGCCTTTCGCGCGCCGGAGCCTCGCCCTGTACCGCCTGAAGTGGTCGATCTGCTCGCTCAATGTCATTGCTGACTGCATCCGGTTAGACTTTTGTTATAGCATCTCTAGCGGCATGTGAAAACTGGTGCGAAAAGGAGGTATACAACAACCTGAAATCTTACGAGCGGCCGCGTGCCACACGAACCTCACGAGCACACGCACTAGGCCACAGGCTGTTGCGTCCCACTGGTAGGCTAGCTAATGTTAGGTGTCATTTTTCAAAAAgctgtaacttttaaaccgtgcgatGAAATTACAATTCGTTTTCACTTCTAAAATCTCCACGATGAGAGcttcaaaactagatcacattttcatatgtttcgacgaaattttttaacaagcaactttgatgtgCGACAGAGCAACTTTATTGTGCAGGAAAACAACTTTGATGTGCGACAAAACAACTTTGGTGTGCAACGAACATGAACACTTTTTGGTATACGAAGGCACAACTTTTGTGCCCAACAATAATCTTGGTATCCATAGGAGTAATTTGAATGTGTGACGAAGCAACTTAAGTGCCCCGCGGAGGAACAATCGTGCCCGGCGACGCAGTTTTCAAACCCTGGAGAGCAACTTTGACGTCCGACCGAGCAAAATTAGTATCCTGTCGGTTTGTGATGGTCCAATCTTGGCGTCCAGTGAAGCAACTTTGGTACCCACCGAATAAATTTTGACGGATGGTTGAGCAACTTTGGCGTTCAGCAATGCAACTTTTATTGTGAATGTAGATTTACGTTGTGCAGCAAAGTTGCTTCCCCCAACACTAAAGTTGCATCGTCTCGCATTATAATTGCTTTGTCGCACGTAGAAGTTGCTTTAGAAAAAACTTCATCAAAATACATAGAAacgagatctagttttgaagagctcACCGCAAGAAATTCAAACGTGAAAGCGGATTCTAATTTCGACATCTGGTGCAAAAGTTATAGGCTTTTAAACATTTTAAAAGGACGATTAATGTGCATGATGTCATCATAGTGCATGTGCTACAATAACCATAAATAATAGGTGTTCACACGGACAAAACTAGTCTGCTTCCTTTTTTGATTGAGTGCTCAGATGTACCAATGGGCACGCGGCCGCTCCCTAGACTCATCCATACAACAACGTCGTCCCAGCCTTTCCAAAGCATCGTTCATATTGTCCACTAGATACCACAATGTACAAAGGCGAACGCCTAGCTCTAGGGTTTTGCATGTTTTTTTCAAAAGAACAAAGTccgtttttttttttctgaatgaaAAGTTTAAAACGGACTTTGTTCTTTTTGAAAAGAATGTTGAGAGTCCATTTTTAGCCCCCTTTTTGAAATCACATTAATCACATTAATAAAGATAATCGTAATTGTCTAGAGTCTAGATGTCCCATATAGACAAGCTGTTGAAAAATTCAAAGCGTCTGAATTTTCGAAGTCGTGCCTGGATATAACGTTGTTGCAACGATGGAGTAGTAATTAGCTATGTGCTTGGTTACCGGGATTTGCGCGGTCATGTTGTCCAGACCGGCGCCTGCGGAGGCGAAGCTGACGCCTGTGGCGAGATGGTGGATGGTGTGGCTAGGATCGAGGTACGCCGGCACGGAGGGCGGCAGGCCCAGGGCCTCGGAGACGAAGTCGGCGGGGAGGCGGCCGTTGGAGAACCGACCGGTGGCGACGCCGCCAGAGTAGTCGCGCCCGTACGGTGGGTGGTTGCCCCTGGCCATGGTCTGGATGAAGTTGTTGTTGCCCGTGTCCGCCGTGGAGTCGCCGAACACGATCACCGCCGGGACCCTGCCTGGAGGATCAGCGGCGGCAGCTCCCCGGCGTGCCGCTGCCAAGACCACTTGCGCGAGGACAAAGAGAGCGGGCATGGCACGTCGCACTTGTCGCAGAGGGGACATGTTTTTCAGGATTGCGAGCTGTGAATGCGCGCGCGGGTTTGCCTACACACCAAGAGCAAGATTTTATATATAGTGATAAGTACGAGCTCTCACATAGTAGCAGTTAGGCCAACGATGAGCCGAGGTTCTTGTTCATCCATCTATGAGGCGGTAGCTTCTTGCAGCCGCCGATCTTTGGTGCATTTATTTGGTGCAGTTTACATGCAACGTAGAGTAGATCAATCATCTAACTAAAAGTACAACTCAACAACTGGTAGTTAATTAACTAATTTTCGGTGGTGCTTTCAATGTGTACCACCCAATTCTGTTGCACTGAGGTTAATTACTCTCGAAACACTTAGAAAAAGGTTAACTAGTCTAGGCTTGAACTTGAGTACTTGACCATACTCTGAAGACTAGGGTGGCAAGGGCAAGCAAGTTGTCCCGCAAAACAAAAAAGCAGAGCAAAATGAGTTACGGAATAGAAGGGAATTAGAGCAAGATCAACCCAAAAACTTGTCCCGCATCACGGCCCTTGCCACCATAGTAAAGATCAAATGAAAGCCAAAAAAAAAGGTAGACGGCCAGAAACAATTGGGATCATAGTTGTCAGCATCCCGATAGACACTCCGATATCGTAGTATCTTACAATTTTACGATACTACTATGGCCAGGCCAATGAAGTATCATAATGATATCTCAATTCGGTAGTATCTTACTCGTACCCGATACGTATCATGGTATCGATACTAAGTCGATACCATACGATCCCATACCTATGCTAACAAAATATGAACACAATAAAGCGGCAAGCTGAAGAGTAAAAGTTATTTGTAGTCTCAAGGCTAACTAGGTATTAAACATTTCAACGTCCAACCGTTAGTCTGAGTGAGATGGGTATAATAGAAGAGTTTATACATACAGGGAAAAAGGTGTACTGGTTCAGCATATagtctttttttgttttgcagATTCAACGTAGGCTTAgcctagtggttggggtcgcagtggcgcaccctaacaACTAGAGTTCGATTCCTGTGAGGAACGAATTACtgaaattgtcacgccaagtcccgcttctactatatcaatagtGTTCTAGTTTCCTAGACACTGGTTGGGGTCacagtggcgcaccctaacgaccggagttcgattcctgtcaaggacgaatttcggaattgtcacgtcaagtcccgcttctactatatcaaaaagtgtctagttcctcctagacacggtttcataATTAGCTATGTTTGTAATGCATCATCTACATAATCAGCATGTATGAAAGACATAAAATATGCCCCAAATTCAAATTaaaattttaattaaatttatTTGAGGTACGTTATTAGTGTATatattatttaaaataaaaatctcATAGTAGACAAGAAAGTACCCCGATACTGAAAACCTTGGAACAGATGAT encodes:
- the LOC124656560 gene encoding GDSL esterase/lipase At2g42990-like, producing the protein MPALFVLAQVVLAAARRGAAAADPPGRVPAVIVFGDSTADTGNNNFIQTMARGNHPPYGRDYSGGVATGRFSNGRLPADFVSEALGLPPSVPAYLDPSHTIHHLATGVSFASAGAGLDNMTAQIPSAMTLSEQIDHFRRYRARLRRAKGQAAAHHIMSHALYIFSIGVSDFLQNYLVFPARGYRYTLPEYEAYLVGAAEAALRAVHGLGARVFRVVGLPPLGCLPLERAMNLPRPTGECNEVYNVVARSFNSRLRGLVAKLNWQLPGARLAYVDQYSLMSAMIDRPWEYGFENSVQGCCGTGYVETGVLCSLDSALTCDDADKYVFFDAVHPSERAYKIIASAILNATSTRRFP